In Methanobrevibacter sp., one DNA window encodes the following:
- a CDS encoding flavodoxin, which produces MKTKLIFFTIILIVLGLGISEVTAISDAETAANDILNNNNSDSDILVVYFSRTGENYNVGNVEVGNTAMVASYIKEYLKCDSFEIVPIDKYPDNYDECTKVASKEQEDNARPKITDKIDNFDSYNTIFVGYPIWWGDLPMIMYTFLEEI; this is translated from the coding sequence ATGAAAACAAAATTAATCTTTTTTACAATAATTCTAATCGTTTTGGGATTGGGAATATCTGAAGTTACAGCAATCAGCGATGCTGAAACCGCTGCAAACGATATATTGAACAACAACAATAGTGATAGCGATATATTGGTCGTCTACTTTTCAAGAACCGGCGAAAACTATAATGTGGGCAATGTCGAGGTCGGGAACACCGCAATGGTTGCATCATACATCAAGGAATATTTGAAATGTGACTCTTTTGAGATAGTTCCTATAGATAAGTACCCTGACAATTATGATGAATGCACAAAGGTTGCATCTAAAGAACAGGAGGACAACGCAAGACCAAAGATTACTGATAAAATTGATAATTTTGATAGCTACAATACAATATTTGTAGGTTATCCGATATGGTGGGGAGACCTTCCTATGATAATGTACACATTCCTTGAGGAAATATGA
- a CDS encoding DUF1002 domain-containing protein, whose product MRKVMIVLTIILIGMLIPVGFSANDNSQAVITYGETTHTNADYKNTVDNFFKNQAGVDLKNVDSKIITASEVNKISSTITGKTYSSSQIYSSALVDLNENDNLEVSVDKSKITTITGDMYLSALKSAGITAGHVYVTSPVSATGESALAGIMNSYEVVTDVEIPDTVKEAANNEIYTQAEIVKNSDVDADELSKLVDDVKEEVQVNNVTDHTTIVNIINNYTINNNINITNSDIENLADSIEQIQNVQGDINSYQTEVSGVFNNTTDQAQGFLGGLFN is encoded by the coding sequence ATGCGTAAGGTAATGATTGTTTTAACAATAATCCTTATCGGAATGTTAATTCCAGTGGGATTTTCAGCTAACGATAATAGTCAGGCTGTCATAACTTATGGTGAGACAACTCACACAAATGCAGATTATAAAAATACTGTTGACAATTTCTTTAAAAATCAAGCAGGCGTTGATTTAAAAAACGTTGATTCAAAAATAATTACCGCTTCTGAAGTAAACAAGATTTCAAGTACAATTACCGGTAAAACCTACTCTTCAAGTCAAATCTATTCCTCAGCATTAGTTGATTTGAATGAAAATGACAATCTTGAAGTGAGCGTTGACAAATCAAAAATCACAACAATAACCGGAGACATGTACCTTTCCGCTTTAAAATCAGCAGGAATTACAGCAGGACACGTTTATGTAACAAGTCCAGTATCCGCTACCGGTGAATCCGCACTTGCAGGAATCATGAATTCCTATGAAGTAGTGACCGATGTGGAAATTCCAGACACAGTCAAAGAAGCAGCGAACAATGAGATTTACACCCAAGCGGAAATCGTTAAAAACTCAGATGTTGATGCTGATGAATTGTCAAAGCTTGTTGATGATGTAAAAGAAGAAGTTCAAGTCAATAATGTTACAGATCACACTACCATAGTGAACATTATCAATAACTACACTATCAACAACAATATCAACATTACAAACAGCGATATTGAAAACCTTGCAGACAGTATTGAGCAAATACAGAACGTGCAAGGCGACATAAACAGTTACCAAACCGAAGTATCAGGAGTATTCAACAATACCACTGATCAGGCTCAAGGATTTTTAGGCGGACTATTCAACTAG